From one Henningerozyma blattae CBS 6284 chromosome 1, complete genome genomic stretch:
- the SER1 gene encoding O-phospho-L-serine:2-oxoglutarate transaminase (similar to Saccharomyces cerevisiae SER1 (YOR184W); ancestral locus Anc_6.84) — protein sequence MSLEREEPTHFGAGPAQLPTVVLQQAAKDLINYNNIGLGIGEISHRSKDAIKVIDDAKAHLKTLMNIPDDYETFFIQGGGTTGFSSLATNMAAAYIGKHGRMAPGGYLVTGSWSQKAYEEANRLHVPSKVIFNSKDYDSNKKFGSIPKESQWIEEFNKNKEYSYVYFCENETVHGVEWQELPECLASNPNVEIVADLSSDILSREIDVSKYGIIMAGAQKNIGLAGLTLYIIKKSILKDIEKCTSNDLLENNIPATPIAFHYPTVVKNNSAYNTIPIFTLHVMDLVFKHLLKKGGVKVQEQENNEKAQLLYTALDKHPDFYNLPVQKDCRSKMNVVFTLKNNDLDEKFLKEATIAKLTGLKGHRSVGGFRASIYNALSVESVKKLADFIDDFAKENSN from the coding sequence ATGTCGTTAGAAAGAGAAGAACCTACTCATTTCGGTGCCGGACCAGCTCAATTGCCCACCGTTGTGCTACAACAAGCCGCCAAAGATCTAATCAATTACAACAATATAGGGCTAGGTATCGGTGAAATCTCGCATAGATCGAAAGATGCCATCAAAGTAATTGATGACGCAAAGGCTCATTTGAAAACTTTAATGAACATTCCTGATGATTATGAAACTTTTTTCATCCAAGGTGGTGGTACTACCGGGTTTTCCTCATTGGCCACTAATATGGCTGCCGCTTATATTGGGAAACATGGTAGAATGGCCCCAGGAGGTTATTTGGTCACAGGTTCTTGGTCTCAAAAGGCATATGAAGAAGCTAATAGATTACATGTTCCATCCAAAGTCATATTCAACTCTAAAGATTatgattctaataaaaaattcgGTTCCATTCCTAAAGAATCTCAATGGATTGAAGAATTCAATAAGAATAAAGAGTATTCCTATGTTTATTTCTGTGAAAATGAAACTGTCCATGGTGTCGAATGGCAAGAATTACCAGAATGTTTAGCTTCCAATCCAAATGTCGAAATCGTGGCAGATTTATCCTCAGATATCTTATCAAGAGAAATTGACGTTTCCAAATATGGTATCATCATGGCTGGTgctcaaaaaaatatcggTCTTGCTGGGTTGACCTtatatatcattaaaaaatcaatcttgaaagatattgaaaaatgtaCTTCAAATGatcttttagaaaataatatccCAGCGACTCCAATTGCATTCCATTATCCAACTGTggttaaaaataattcagcTTATAATACAATCCCAATTTTCACTTTACATGTAATGGATTTAGTTTTCAAAcatcttttgaaaaaaggTGGTGTTAAAGTTCAAGAACaggaaaataatgaaaaggcacaattattatatactgCTTTAGATAAACATCCAGATTTCTATAACTTACCAGTTCAAAAAGATTGTAGATCAAAGATGAATGTAGTATTtacattgaaaaataatgatttggatgaaaaattcttaaaagAAGCTACCATTGCTAAATTGACTGGGTTAAAAGGTCATCGTTCAGTAGGTGGGTTCAGAGCTTCCATTTATAACGCATTGTCTGTGGAATCAGTTAAGAAATTGGCAGATTTCATTGACGATTTCGCAAAggaaaattcaaattaa
- the MEC3 gene encoding Mec3p (similar to Saccharomyces cerevisiae MEC3 (YLR288C); ancestral locus Anc_6.85) — MKLKLALNASESPEDYKLLKTTLQTVASLRKTAVLRFNDERLIIISTPKSLTTSSSTILHGDTGQLWCTIPNDVFKLYVIKSARDKNCITMEYNCESLLNVFKRYDKVMNQGYASNMTIKLQNMPEWNIQPNLESNPNATHRSNPIQALGITFDEYVVTNSVNTKNDDIETTKRRQKDNKDDSTSNNNVTLATNKKVLHSFQIPVKLLLKSQDEKIKEPLIDYKQLMMYKLPPVSGIFGNAFKSFIRRIDRYSTVNHIRLCGIQKNKGKNNINEYENIQDSIENVDIELKTIVNELDWNLDITWNGPLEPIFQEVSNESQMSQTNDLNATPNEYTRSPHKSPMKSPIKSPIKITTKDTEPVENPFKFTKPLTKTGESDTGYDSLRIEESRMSSWGHGNESSEDTEIANGTMNNDEMDIDHVPDNHLDSREEYEDASKIVEEAEQENAKIHEVYIRSKDWKVCSRLYVAFEEIVLAIYHDTSCILHCALDRGSIEDTGDTDGISRNNTNNEKVRERGQIIYYIARSKPL; from the coding sequence atgaaattaaaattagcATTAAATGCATCCGAATCTCCTGAGGATTATAAGCTTTTAAAGACTACTCTACAAACTGTAGCTTCCTTAAGAAAAACTGCTGTTCTACGATTTAATGATGAAAGATTAATCATCATCTCCACCCCTAAATCATTAACGACTAGTAGTTCAACCATATTACATGGAGATACAGGCCAACTTTGGTGCACTATTCCGAATGatgtatttaaattatacgTCATTAAATCTGCGAGAGATAAGAATTGCATTACTATGGAATATAATTGCGAATCATTACTAAATGTATTTAAACGTTATGATAAAGTTATGAACCAAGGGTATGCATCTAATATGAcaattaaattacaaaatatgcCTGAATGGAATATTCAACCAAATTTGGAATCCAACCCCAATGCTACTCATAGATCAAACCCAATCCAGGCTCTTGGTATTACTTTTGATGAATATGTTGTTACAAATTCTGTGAATAcaaaaaatgatgatattgaGACTACTAAACGTAGGCAAAAGgataataaagatgattctacttcaaataataatgttacATTAGCTACCAACAAAAAAGTGTTACATTCTTTCCAAATACctgtaaaattattattgaaatcaCAGGATGAAAAGATTAAAGAGCCACTTATTGATTACAAACAATTAATGATGTATAAGCTACCTCCAGTATCAGGTATATTTGGTAATGcatttaaaagttttattagaagaattgaTAGATATTCTACTGTCAATCATATTCGATTATGTGGTATACAAAAGAATAAAGgaaaaaacaatattaatgaatatgaaaACATTCAAGATTCCATTGAAAATGTTGATATAGAATTGAAGACAATAGTGAACGAATTAGATTGGAATTTAGATATTACTTGGAATGGTCCATTAGAACCAATCTTCCAAGAAGTTTCCAATGAGTCTCAAATGTCACAAactaatgatttaaatgCCACACCTAATGAATATACTAGGAGCCCTCACAAAAGCCCTATGAAGAGCCCCATAAAGAGTCCCATTAAGATTACAACTAAGGATACAGAACCTGTTGAGAATCCGTTTAAGTTTACCAAACCGTTAACAAAAACTGGAGAATCAGATACAGGATATGATAGTCTACGAATTGAAGAAAGTCGAATGTCATCATGGGGCCATGGCAATGAAAGTTCAGAAGATACAGAAATAGCTAATGGTACTAtgaataatgatgaaatgGATATTGATCATGTACCAGATAATCACTTAGATTCTAGAGAAGAATATGAAGATGCAAGTAAAATTGTGGAAGAAGCAGAGCAAGAGAATGCCAAGATCCATGAAGTATATATTCGGAGTAAAGATTGGAAAGTTTGTTCTCGATTGTACGTTgcatttgaagaaattgtaTTAGCAATTTATCATGATACATCTTGTATATTACATTGTGCATTAGATCGTGGTAGTATTGAAGATACAGGTGATACTGACGGGATATcaagaaataatacaaacaatGAGAAGGTAAGAGAACGAGgacaaattatttattacatTGCAAGATCCAAACCATTATaa
- the GUF1 gene encoding GTPase GUF1 (similar to Saccharomyces cerevisiae GUF1 (YLR289W); ancestral locus Anc_6.86), with translation MMLIFSRVLPHPTIKFNILRNLIRYNSTKINNVVPANITRKLQERIEQIPIENYRNFSIVAHVDHGKSTLSDRLLEITGVIDSSQSNKQVLDKLEVERERGITIKAQTCSMFYYDKRTKQDYLLHLVDTPGHVDFRGEVTRSYASCGGALLLVDATQGIQAQTMANFYLAFSMDLKMIPVINKVDLETSDIERTNEQLEQVFEMDRKDAIPVSAKTGLNVSELLLPAIIDRIPPPTGKLNKPFRCLLVDSWYDSYNGVVLLVYVVDGKIKKGDKITTAQTRKRYDVKEAGIMYPDRIPTGTLSAGQVGYILCGMKNSREAKNGDTIMKIGEESLVEILPGFEEPKAMVFVGAFPSEGTNFKQLEDDIERLVLNDRSVSIQRETSSALGQGWRLGFLGTLHASVFCDRLEKEYGTQILLTPATVPYTIVYKDGTIRRITKADEFPTLLEKKTKVSEIREPYTSATITVPEEYLGDVIKLCEEDLGKSRGIFRKDLRYMNLSSDSKKVNVNKLNSQIILQYDIPLQVLVDNFFEKLKSASRGFANLDYDNIEPAAGDVVKLELLVNGESIDALSQVIHRNDAIRVGSEWVKRFKKHVKSQLYEVIIQARIEEKNIVARETIKARKKDVLAKLHASDISRRKKLLVNQKKGKQTLKRIGKVNIGKDVYGAFLRKVND, from the coding sequence ATGATGTTAATCTTTTCAAGAGTACTACCTCACCCAactataaaatttaatatccTTCGAAATTTAATTAGATACAATAGTacaaaaatcaataatgTGGTCCCAGCCAATATCACACGAAAATTGCAAGAACGTATTGAACAGATTCCCATTGAGAATTatagaaatttttcaattgtggCACATGTCGATCATGGTAAATCTACATTGAGTGATCgattattagaaattacAGGTGTCATTGACTCGTCGCAATCGAATAAACAAGTTTTAGATAAATTAGAAGTAGAAAGAGAACGAGGAATCACAATTAAGGCACAAACATGCTCGATGTTTTACTATGACAAGAGAACAAAACAAGACTATTTGTTACATTTAGTCGATACACCTGGTCATGTCGATTTTAGAGGTGAAGTTACTCGTTCATATGCATCATGTGGTGGTGCTTTGCTATTGGTGGACGCAACTCAGGGTATTCAAGCACAAACTATGGCAAACTTTTATTTGGCATTTTCTATGGATTTAAAGATGATCCCGGTTATTAACAAAGTTGATCTTGAAACATCAGATATAGAAAGGACCAACGAACAATTAGAGCAAGTTTTTGAAATGGATCGAAAGGATGCAATTCCTGTAAGCGCTAAGACTGGTTTAAATGTTTCTGAACTATTGCTGCCTGCTATTATTGATCGTATCCCACCTCCAACAGGTAAGTTAAATAAACCATTTAGATGTTTACTGGTAGATTCTTGGTATGATTCCTATAATGGTGTAGTGCTTCTTGTTTATGTTGTAGATggcaaaattaaaaaaggtGATAAAATAACTACAGCACAAACTAGGAAAAGATATGATGTAAAAGAAGCTGGAATAATGTATCCAGACCGTATACCAACTGGGACTCTGTCAGCTGGCCAAGTGGGATACATCTTATGTGGGATGAAAAATTCTAGAGAAGCTAAGAATGGTGAtacaataatgaaaattggGGAAGAAAGTCTTGTAGAAATTTTACCAGGTTTTGAAGAGCCAAAAGCAATGGTTTTTGTAGGAGCTTTCCCATCTGAAGGTactaattttaaacaattagAAGATGATATAGAACGTTTGGTTTTAAATGATAGATCAGTGTCTATTCAGAGAGAAACTTCTTCTGCACTTGGTCAGGGTTGGAGATTAGGATTCTTAGGAACATTACATGCCTCCGTATTCTGTGATCGTTTAGAAAAAGAGTATGGTACTCAAATCTTATTAACACCTGCTACCGTTCCCTATACAATCGTCTATAAAGATGGAACAATAAGAAGAATTACGAAAGCTGATGAATTTCCaactttattagaaaaaaagactAAAGTATCAGAAATTCGTGAGCCCTATACCAGTGCAACCATTACCGTCCCGGAAGAGTATCTAGGAGAtgtaattaaattatgTGAAGAAGATCTTGGCAAGAGTAGAggtatttttagaaaagatTTACGCTACATGAACCTCAGTTCAGATTCAAAGAAAGTTaatgttaataaattaaattcacAGATTATCCTTCAGTATGATATTCCATTACAGGTTTTagttgataatttttttgaaaaattaaaatcagCCTCTAGAGGGTTTGCTAATCTAGATTACGATAATATAGAGCCTGCGGCTGGCGATGTGGTAAAGTTAGAATTACTAGTGAATGGTGAAAGTATCGATGCTCTATCTCAAGTCATTCATCGTAACGATGCTATTCGTGTCGGAAGTGAGTGGGTCAAAAGATTCAAGAAGCATGTCAAATCACAATTATATGAAGTTATTATTCAAGCAAGAATtgaggaaaaaaatattgttgcaAGAGAAACTATAAAAGCTAGAAAGAAAGATGTCTTGGCTAAATTGCATGCCTCTGATATttcaagaagaaaaaaacttcttgtaaatcaaaaaaaggGTAAACAGACTCTAAAAAGAATAGGGAAAGTTAACATAGGCAAAGACGTATATGGAGCATTCTTAAGAAAAGTGAATGATTAG
- the TBLA0A09800 gene encoding ATP synthase subunit H (similar to Saccharomyces cerevisiae ATP14 (YLR295C); ancestral locus Anc_6.92), which yields MFRSVMKTQCRTVLNSATRTMVMKRTISSTPIARDLLSNLYVKEINSASSLLAKQDFSKLSEEGVKQWKAPAAPKSPEVEAQSKDSLNQYLTEDVEVISKAAQEEVAENEEDWLVLED from the coding sequence ATGTTTAGATCTGTAATGAAAACTCAATGTCGCACTGTTCTAAACTCAGCTACAAGAACAATGGTCATGAAAAGAACTATATCTTCTACTCCTATAGCTAGGGATTTATTGTCAAATCTTTACGTCAAAGAAATCAATTCAGCTAGCTCCTTACTTGCCAAACAagatttttccaaattaagTGAAGAAGGTGTTAAGCAATGGAAAGCACCAGCTGCACCAAAATCCCCAGAAGTTGAAGCTCAAAGTAAAGACTCTTTGAATCAATATTTGACTGAAGACGTTGAAGTTATTTCTAAGGCTGCCCAAGAAGAAGTTgcagaaaatgaagaagattgGTTAGTTTTAGAAGATTAA
- the YHC1 gene encoding Yhc1p (similar to Saccharomyces cerevisiae YHC1 (YLR298C); ancestral locus Anc_6.94), protein MVRYYCEYCHSYLTHDTLSVRNSHLVGKNHIKMVADYYRNKSRPQRWPSAVSATSNTVIEPSTTSATATGKSKLAKSISKIRIHPSTRAAKKVQRQKARAFAKEQMSIQEELDRTLTSLYRRAPGYSKVFIPDNRFDISASVRQARRPQRANERGHQDQHGNNQYNRHQHTDSNMNPPRDETIDEAARATISLPPPRVLTAWANPIPRSTIPQVSQQYASQLDHPYTAAIKASISNIKGYNTNSHVYRG, encoded by the coding sequence ATGGTGAGATACTACTGTGAATACTGTCATTCCTACCTTACTCATGATACGCTGAGTGTGAGAAACTCACATTTGGTGGGTAAAAATCATATTAAAATGGTTGCAGATTATTATAGAAACAAGTCCAGGCCTCAAAGGTGGCCTTCTGCGGTCAGTGCTACTTCAAATACAGTTATAGAACCTTCTACTACATCTGCCACTGCTACAGGAAAAAGTAAGCTGGCAAAATCAATTTCCAAAATTCGAATCCACCCTAGCACTAGAGCAGCTAAAAAAGTTCAACGACAAAAAGCAAGAGCGTTTGCAAAAGAACAAATGTCTATTcaagaagaattagataGAACTTTAACTAGTTTATACCGAAGAGCTCCTGGTTATTCAAAAGTTTTTATTCCAGATAATCGTTTTGATATAAGTGCTTCCGTTCGTCAAGCTCGTCGTCCCCAAAGAGCTAATGAAAGAGGTCATCAAGATCAGCATGGAAACAACCAATATAATCGTCATCAGCATACTGACTCTAATATGAATCCACCTAGAGATGAGACTATTGATGAAGCGGCCAGAGCTACTATTTCTCTTCCGCCTCCAAGAGTCCTCACTGCTTGGGCAAATCCAATACCCCGTAGTACAATCCCACAAGTAAGCCAACAATATGCTTCACAATTGGACCATCCGTATACTGCAGCTATTAAGGCatctatttcaaatattaaaggtTATAATACTAATTCTCACGTGTATCGCGGATGA
- the TUF1 gene encoding translation elongation factor Tu (similar to Saccharomyces cerevisiae TUF1 (YOR187W); ancestral locus Anc_6.95) has translation MKALPRVSPTLLTPLISQSRTYAEAHFKRDKPHVNIGTIGHVDHGKTTLTAAITKVLAKNGGGANFMDYASIDKAPEERARGITISTAHVEYETAKRHYSHVDCPGHADYIKNMITGAAQMDGAIIVVAASDGQMPQTREHLLLARQVGVQNLVVFVNKVDQMNDPEMLELVEMEMRELLTHYGFDGDNTPVIMGSALCALEDREPEIGEKAILKLLDSVDEHIPTPVRDLDKPFLMPVEDIFSISGRGTVVTGRVERGKLIKGQEIEIVGHNKTPIKTTITGIEMFRKDLDEAMAGDNAGLLLRGIRRDQIKRGMVLAKPGTVKAHTKFLASLYILSKDEGGRHSGFGENYRPQLFIRTANVTVVLRFPESVEDHSKQIMPGDNVEMECDLIHPTPVEIGQRFNIREGGKTVGTGLVTRIIE, from the coding sequence ATGAAAGCGTTGCCACGTGTCTCCCCTACTCTTTTAACACCATTAATTTCACAATCAAGAACCTACGCAGAGGCTCATTTCAAGAGAGACAAACCTCACGTCAACATCGGTACTATTGGCCATGTTGATCATGGTAAGACTACTTTAACCGCCGCAATCACCAAAGTTTTAGCTAAGAACGGTGGTGGGGCTAATTTCATGGATTATGCTTCGATTGATAAAGCTCCTGAAGAAAGAGCTAGAGGTATCACCATCTCTACTGCCCATGTTGAATATGAAACTGCTAAACGTCATTACTCCCACGTCGACTGTCCTGGCCATGCTGATTACATTAAGAATATGATTACTGGTGCTGCTCAAATGGATGGTGCTATTATCGTTGTTGCTGCAAGTGATGGTCAAATGCCTCAAACAAGAGaacatttattattagcaaGACAAGTCGGTGTTCAAAATTTGGTTGTTTTTGTTAACAAAGTTGATCAAATGAATGACCCTGAAATGTTGGAATTGGTTGAAATGGAAATGAGAGAATTGTTAACTCATTATGGTTTTGATGGTGACAATACTCCTGTTATTATGGGTAGTGCCTTATGTGCCTTGGAAGATAGAGAACCTGAAATTGGTGAAAAAgctattttgaaattattggatTCTGTTGATGAACATATCCCAACCCCTGTCAGAGACTTGGACAAACCATTCTTAATGCCAGTTGAAGATATCTTTTCTATTTCTGGTAGAGGTACCGTTGTTACAGGCCGTGTTGAAAGAGGTAAATTAATCAAAGGTCAAGAAATCGAAATTGTTGGCCATAACAAAACTCCAATCAAGACCACTATCACTGGTATTGAAATGTTTAGAAAAGATTTAGATGAAGCCATGGCAGGTGACAATGCAGGTCTTTTGTTACGTGGTATCAGAAGAGATCAAATCAAGAGAGGTATGGTTTTAGCCAAACCAGGTACTGTCAAGGCTCACACTAAATTTTTAGCCTCCCTATATATCTTATCTAAGGATGAAGGTGGTAGACATTCTGGTTTCGGTGAAAACTATAGACCACAATTATTCATCAGAACTGCTAACGTTACTGTTGTTTTAAGATTCCCAGAATCTGTTGAAGATCATTCCAAACAAATAATGCCAGGTGATAATGTCGAAATGGAATGTGATTTGATTCACCCAACTCCAGTCGAAATTGGTCAAAGATTCAATATCAGAGAAGGTGGTAAGACAGTTGGTACCGGTTTAGTTACCCGTATCATCGAATAG
- the ECM38 gene encoding gamma-glutamyltransferase (similar to Saccharomyces cerevisiae ECM38 (YLR299W); ancestral locus Anc_6.96) — translation MKSSLFTIILLIIDIKLINALNLKFIKGPNLDIDIDPLGRHPSLTPNPKLLKKGKNGAIASDLEICSNLTINSIFKKFPNSNAADAAVTQTLCIGLINSFNSGIGGGGYAVFGSSDLKKQDHLTIDFREQAPGAADKDMFEDCPDASKAGGLSIAVPGEIAGIYELFKKRGSGQVTWYNLVKPVAELAIKGWEVDEVLSAALEVYEPYLTTEEQAEDWAFVLNSTKNGVKRRGDWISRPKFGQMLLELAHNGSSKPFYDPERWIVQSMLKVIKKHDGIITGDDFANYFVNSSKPINVTFRSGFEYAPDNDLTLITSTGSSSGAALLSAIKILDNFESIEGSDYFEEQSFQLIETMKWMASARSRLGDYCVDYKKDKLPSRIGEIMDEDVWIQNAVEKIKNNSNLKETCPKGKRRDSNNETCIYNRFQTLNSWKEYDPIYEMNEPHGTAHFSIVDRFGNAVSLTTTINLLFGSLVHDPKTGVIFNNEMDDFSQPGKSNTFGLAASKFNFPEPLKRPLSSAAPAIIFNELGSVELVIGASGGSRITTSILQNIFRLYWSKMPLLESIAYPRIHHQLLPNRVEVESYAMIGKESIKAIKAMGHKVIEQIPKSVVNGIQRVNGDWHAVSDYWRKRGVSSTF, via the coding sequence ATGAAAAGTTCATTATTTACCATTATACTGTTAATAATTGACATTAAGTTAATTAACgctttaaatttaaaattcattaaGGGTCCCAACTTGGATATTGATATAGATCCCCTGGGACGTCACCCTTCACTTACTCCAAATCCtaaattgttaaaaaaagGCAAAAATGGTGCTATTGCTTcagatttagaaatttgttcaaatttaacaataaattccatctttaaaaaattcccTAATTCTAATGCAGCGGATGCTGCTGTAACTCAAACATTATGTATTggattaattaattctttcaatagTGGTATTGGTGGCGGTGGATATGCAGTCTTTGGATCATCAGATCTTAAAAAACAAGATCATTTAACTATTGATTTTCGTGAACAAGCTCCTGGGGCAGCTGATAAAGATATGTTTGAGGATTGTCCTGATGCATCGAAAGCTGGTGGGTTATCTATTGCTGTCCCTGGAGAAATAGCTGGGATTTAcgaattatttaaaaaaagaggTAGCGGGCAAGTAACATGGTATAATTTAGTCAAACCTGTAGCTGAATTAGCTATTAAAGGATGGGAAGTCGATGAAGTGCTAAGTGCAGCATTAGAAGTATATGAACCATATTTAACCACCGAAGAACAAGCAGAAGATTGGGCATTTGTATTAAATAGTACCAAAAACGGTGTTAAAAGACGCGGTGATTGGATTAGTAGACCAAAGTTTGGACAAATGTTATTGGAATTGGCACATAATGGTAGTTCTAAACCATTTTATGATCCTGAAAGATGGATTGTTCAATCAATGTTGAAGGTGATTAAGAAACATGATGGTATTATTACTGGAGATGATTTTGCCaattattttgttaatTCGAGTAAACCTATTAATGTAACATTTAGGTCTGGGTTTGAATATGCCCCTGATAATGATCTCACATTAATTACATCCACAGGCTCTAGTTCTGGTGCAGCTCTCTTATCTGCTATTAAGATACtagataattttgaaagcATTGAAGGTAGTgattattttgaagaacAATCTTTCCAATTAATTGAGACAATGAAATGGATGGCGTCAGCAAGAAGTCGATTAGGTGATTATTGTGTTgattataaaaaagataaattaccaTCAAGAATTGGGGAGATCATGGATGAAGATGTATGGATCCAAAATGCAGtagaaaagattaaaaataatagtaatttgAAAGAGACATGCCCCAAGGGGAAACGTAGGGATTCCAATAATGAGACCTGTATTTATAATAGATTCCAAACACTAAATTCTTGGAAAGAATATGACCCTATCTATGAGATGAATGAACCACATGGTACAGCACATTTTAGTATTGTAGATAGATTTGGTAATGCAGTATCATTAACTACAACaattaatcttttatttggATCATTAGTCCATGATCCTAAGACAGGTGTCATCTTCAACAACGAAATGGATGATTTTTCGCAACCTGGCAAATCCAATACTTTTGGATTAGCTGCTTCCAAGTTTAATTTCCCAGAACCTCTAAAGAGACCATTATCTAGTGCTGCTCCTGCGATTatctttaatgaattagGTTCTGTAGAATTAGTCATTGGTGCATCTGGCGGATCAAGAATAACTACGAGcatattacaaaatatcTTTAGATTATATTGGAGTAAAATGCCCTTACTAGAAAGTATAGCTTACCCTagaattcatcatcaattaTTACCGAATAGAGTCGAAGTAGAGAGCTATGCAATGATAGGGAAAGAAAGTATTAAAGCCATCAAAGCTATGGGCCATAAAGTAATAGAACAAATTCCCAAGAGTGTTGTCAACGGTATTCAAAGAGTCAATGGAGATTGGCATGCTGTGAGTGATTACTGGAGGAAAAGAGGGGTGTCCAGTACCTTTTGA